The proteins below come from a single Pichia kudriavzevii chromosome 2, complete sequence genomic window:
- a CDS encoding uncharacterized protein (PKUD0B09710; similar to Saccharomyces cerevisiae YPL091W (GLR1); ancestral locus Anc_8.568) — MLRAMKHYQYLVIGGGSGGVASARRAAKHGAKTLLVEGKAMGGTCVNVGCVPKKVMWYASDMASKLKLAADYGFKHAQGLDLEFDWPAFKAKRDAYVQRLNGIYERNLTKEGVDYLYGHARFNKEGKVEVVKNENGEVETFTADHILIATGGTPVYPDNIPGYELGTDSDGFFRLEKQPKKVAIVGAGYIGVELAGVFNGLGTKTTMILRGDHVLTKFDPMIKELIQETYIKEGVDIRTKVHVSNVELLESGEKKVTLTDGNSLVVDELIWTTGRKSLLGIGTENIGLKLNEKGQVIVDEYQNTNVPNVYSLGDVVGNLELTPVAIATGRKLSNRLFGGEEFKNLKQDYTNVPTAIFSHPEAGSVGLTEDEAIAKYGEDDIKVYKSRFNGMFYAMSEHKVPTCYKLVCVKSLDEKIVGLHLVGDSSSEILQGFGVAIKMGATKADFDSCVAIHPTSAEELVTMV, encoded by the coding sequence ATGTTAAGAGCAATGaaacattatcaatatctggTCATCGGTGGTGGTTCCGGTGGTGTTGCGTCAGCACGTCGTGCTGCTAAACATGGTGCAAAGACACTCTTGGTTGAAGGCAAGGCCATGGGAGGTACCTGTGTCAATGTAGGTTGTGTTCCAAAGAAGGTCATGTGGTATGCCTCCGACATGGCATCAAAGCTCAAGTTAGCAGCAGACTATGGCTTCAAACATGCACAGGGCCTTGACCTGGAATTTGATTGGCCGGCGTTCAAAGCCAAGAGAGATGCCTATGTTCAACGTCTCAATGGCATCTACGAGAGAAACTTGACCAAAGAAGGTGTCGACTACCTGTATGGCCATGCCagattcaacaaagaaGGTAAGGTTGAAGTCGTCAAGAATGAAAACGGTGAAGTTGAAACCTTCACTGCTGATCATATTTTGATTGCAACTGGTGGTACTCCGGTTTATCCTGACAACATCCCCGGCTATGAATTGGGTACAGATTCTGATGGCTTTTTCAGACTAGAAAAACAGCCAAAGAAAGTTGCAATTGTTGGTGCAGGTTATATCGGTGTTGAATTGGCTGGTGTGTTCAATGGCTTGGGTACTAAAACCACAATGATTCTTCGTGGAGACCATGTTCTTACAAAGTTTGATCCAATGATCAAAGAACTAATTCAAGAAACTTATATCAAAGAAGGTGTCGACATTAGAACTAAAGTTCATGTTTCTAATGTTGAGCTCTTGGAGTCTGGCGAAAAAAAGGTCACTTTAACCGATGGCAATTCTCTGGTTGTAGACGAATTGATTTGGACAACTGGTAGAAAATCCTTATTAGGTATCGGTACTGAAAACATCGGCCTCAAACTGAACGAAAAGGGACAGGTCATTGTTGACGAATATCAAAATACAAATGTTCCAAATGTCTATTCATTAGGTGATGTGGTTGGTAACCTAGAATTGACGCCTGTCGCAATTGCTACAGGAAGAAAATTGTCAAACAGATTGTTTGGTGgtgaagaattcaaaaatttgaaacagGATTACACCAATGTTCCAACGGCTATTTTCTCTCATCCTGAAGCAGGTTCTGTCGGCTTAACTGAAGACGAAGCAATTGCTAAATATGGGGAAGATGACATCAAAGTTTACAAATCTCGTTTCAACGGTATGTTCTATGCCATGAGCGAACACAAGGTCCCTACTTGTTATAAGCTTGTCTGTGTTAAGTCTttagatgaaaaaattgtagGTTTACACCTCGTTGGAGACTCGTCAAGTGAGATCTTACAAGGTTTTGGAGTTGCTATCAAGATGGGTGCAACTAAAGCCGACTTTGATTCTTGTGTAGCTATCCATCCGACTTCAGCTGAAGAATTGGTTACTATGGTGTAA
- a CDS encoding uncharacterized protein (PKUD0B09650; similar to Saccharomyces cerevisiae YJL193W; ancestral locus Anc_1.143), with the protein MLQRQHLPFRDHGISQDPSSLFSPKVVFYLVLWYSTSSLTSQLTKKILTDFDFPVLVGEVQFSANFILGLLTLTACRHSSLLRNFFPKHTLPKSGKFLLSKSYFKIFLPMGSFQFVGKLFSLAATSISTVATVSSIRALSPLFIVLGYRLHWKTAFPSKVYISLIPLLLGVIIIVVSQSTPNLPSSTTVTVYKDHINQIDKINQLNTNHHVMVSDDSSLSNPETDFENYRILSIISSILSNNSLQFQGVFYALLSTAVFAAGSIYAKSVISVKPAPHHHLPEPPQTLGLNHSYSPKDKTRPPSLLLSATESCSNLSFLDIEKNQPTPTEKHNYSNQHTPKVDKLTTLMYCSLYGLAYSVPTFLTYEFPTLLSSKFYPSPENLESIPIPYYSLIPWKLLLINSISYFTQSLLAFHLLGMLPTVTYSIANMMKRIIVIAVSIAFKGKSPTFLEWLGLLHVSLGLYIYEKMGRSKR; encoded by the coding sequence ATGCTCCAAAGGCAGCATTTGCCCTTTAGAGACCATGGCATCTCCCAGGATCCATCGTCCCTCTTCTCTCCTAAAGTGGTGTTTTATCTGGTACTATGGTACTCAACTTCTTCCCTAACCAGCCAACTCACAAAGAAGATCTTGACAGACTTTGACTTCCCCGTCCTTGTAGGTGAAGTCCAATTCTCGGCAAACTTTATATTGGGGCTCTTGACCTTGACAGCTTGCAGACACTCTTcacttttgagaaacttCTTCCCCAAACACACATTGCCTAAATCGGGGAAATTCCTTTTATCGAAATCCTATTTTAAGATCTTCTTACCAATGGGATCCTTCCAATTTGTCGGTAAACTCTTCTCCCTAGCGGCAACGTCAATCTCTACCGTGGCTACAGTCTCCTCAATAAGGGCCCTCTCACCTCTCTTTATTGTCCTCGGTTATAGACTCCATTGGAAAACGGCTTTTCCCTCTAAAGTTTACATTTCACTAATCCCATTATTACTTGGTGTCATCATAATCGTTGTCTCACAAAGCACCCCAAACTTGCCGTCGTCTACGACTGTAACCGTCTACAAGGACCACATCAACCAGATAGACAAAATAAACCAACTCAACACAAACCATCATGTAATGGTGTCAGACGATTCCTCCTTGTCAAATCCTGAAACcgattttgaaaattacAGGATCTTATCAATAATCTCATCCATTCTCTCTAATAATTCCCTGCAATTTCAAGGTGTATTCTATGCCCTTTTATCAACCGCCGTCTTTGCTGCAGGGTCCATCTACGCAAAGTCCGTTATCTCCGTGAAACCAGctcctcatcatcacctACCTGAACCCCCTCAAACTCTTGGTCTTAATCACTCATACTCTCCAAAGGATAAGACTCGCCCACCTAGCTTACTACTATCGGCTACTGAATCTTGCTCAAATTTGTCCTTTCTCGACATTGAGAAGAACCAACCCACCCCAACAGAGAAACACAATTATAGTAACCAACACACCCCAAAAGTGGACAAACTGACTACCCTCATGTATTGCTCCCTCTACGGATTGGCTTATTCAGTACCAACTTTCCTCACTTACGAATTCCCAACACTCTTGTCCTCTAAATTCTACCCCTCTCCGGAAAACTTGGAATCCATCCCCATCCCCTACTATTCTCTGATACCTTGGAAACTCTTGCTCATTAATAGCATCTCATACTTCACCCAATCCCTATTGGCCTTCCATCTCTTGGGGATGTTGCCTACAGTCACTTACAGCATTGCCAACATGATGAAGAGAATCATCGTCATTGCTGTCAGCATCGCATTCAAGGGGAAATCCCCAACATTCCTGGAATGGCTCGGCCTTTTGCACGTCTCACTGGGGTTGTACATCTACGAAAAAATGGGACGTTCAAAGAGGTAG
- a CDS encoding uncharacterized protein (PKUD0B09700; similar to Saccharomyces cerevisiae YDR167W (TAF10); ancestral locus Anc_8.360), which translates to MDMEWTWREREKERERECVCVWKCTHGTNGVFLTNGTPFGYGEQDIKTFSQDKGDMSNIFSNEDLEDIDVDAEVGEDVQMEGDPSANGKDGLESQNGQEEKHNSPGRAQPHIPQLTRADKTLNELMDLLDDPDFTPIIPDAVTDYYLSKNGLDLPNNDEGMKIKRLIALATQKFISDIATDAYEYSRIRCNSAVYGANNPQARSRALMMATMAKAKGTANDDVTEEGEENPNINNLNPNGASQNKEKVVLTMNDLSSALDEYGLNVNRPQFYR; encoded by the coding sequence ATGGACATGGAATGGACAtggagagaaagagagaaagagagagagagagagtgtgtgtgtgtgtggAAATGCACACATGGAACGAACGGTGTGTTTTTAACAAACGGTACACCATTTGGATACGGAGAACAAGACATCAAGACATTCAGTCAAGACAAAGGAGACATGtctaatattttttctaacGAGGATCTCGAGGACATTGACGTTGATGCAGAAGTTGGCGAGGACGTTCAAATGGAGGGTGACCCCTCCGCCAATGGAAAGGACGGCTTGGAGTCTCAGAACGGACAAGAGGAGAAGCATAATAGTCCAGGCAGAGCACAACCACACATTCCGCAGTTAACACGTGCAGACAAGACCCTCAATGAGCTCATGGATCTATTAGACGATCCCGACTTCACCCCCATTATACCAGATGCTGTAACCGATTATTACTTGTCCAAGAACGGACTTGATTTACCAAACAACGATGAAGGCATGAAAATCAAGAGACTTATAGCACTGGCAACACAGAAGTTTATATCTGATATAGCCACCGATGCCTATGAGTATTCGAGAATCAGGTGCAACTCTGCCGTCTATGGAGCAAACAACCCGCAAGCTAGATCGAGGGCCCTAATGATGGCTACCATGGCAAAGGCCAAAGGCACTGCAAATGACGATGTCACCGAGGAAGGCGAGGAGAATCCgaatatcaacaacttgaatCCTAATGGTGCTTCACAGAACAAGGAAAAAGTGGTGTTGACCATGAACGACCTATCAAGTGCGTTGGATGAGTACGGGTTGAATGTCAACAGACCACAGTTTTACCGTTAG
- a CDS encoding uncharacterized protein (PKUD0B09680; similar to Saccharomyces cerevisiae YPL259C (APM1); ancestral locus Anc_7.127), with amino-acid sequence MMASVVYLLDSKARPLIHRDYKGDVPISLVEEFPLLLLKKTTTDTISTNLSAIDDVPPILYHQGYCFTYILHNDIYVLAISHSDVNVFDILVFLNNLIGVFTSHFKQLNEVAIKDNYSVVYELLDEMMDFGIPQLTDDKVLKEYITQQSLTFERLIEKVSNSATSTHKKIKQPRQIRREQRVSPTTLTNAVSWRPEGLLYKKNEAYLDVIESIDMLINSKGQMLSSEIFGKIKLRSYLSGMPELQLGLNDKFINSGLQSIRGLTSGVNDLDEEDMEENAVRASTKSAVEVEDVKFHQCVKLGEFESSKVISFIPPDGEVDLITYRVHSDVLKPLFLIDYKFKNHSNTRLEIMVKVKANYKSKVSANKVEIKIPVPNDIDSPKFHYQKGKLKYIPAENYIRWKFHKIEGGKEYVMVAELMLLSTINGDELTTFRKVPINVKFEMQGFVTSGLQVRYLKIHEPKLNYPSYPYVRYITRSGDHYDIRSGRYGM; translated from the coding sequence ATGATGGCAAGTGTTGTATATTTGTTGGATTCCAAGGCCAGACCTTTAATTCACAGGGATTATAAGGGAGACGTGCCAATATCTCTCGTTGAGGAGTTCCCATTGCttctgttgaagaagaccACTACAGATACCATTTCGACAAACCTCTCTGCCATTGACGACGTTCCCCCTATCCTGTACCATCAGGGATACTGTTTCACCTATATTCTGCACAATGACATATATGTTTTGGCCATTTCTCATAGTGATGTCAATGTTTTCGatattttggtttttttgaacaatttaATTGGCGTCTTCACTTCCCATTTCAAGCAACTCAATGAGGTTGCAATCAAGGACAACTATTCGGTCGTCTATGAGCTGTTAGACGAGATGATggattttggaattccCCAATTGACAGACGACAAGGTATTGAAGGAGTACATTACACAACAATCGCTTACTTTTGAGAGACTCATTGAGAAGGTGTCCAATTCTGCAACTTCCACTCATAAGAAGATCAAGCAGCCAAGACAGATCCGTAGAGAACAACGGGTTTCGCCAACGACATTGACCAATGCCGTTTCTTGGAGACCAGAGGGGCTCCTGTATAAGAAGAACGAGGCATATCTCGATGTTATAGAGAGTATAGACATGCTGATCAATTCCAAGGGCCAAATGCTGTCTTCTGAAATCTTTGGAAAGATCAAGTTGAGGAGTTACCTCTCTGGGATGCCCGAGCTACAGTTGGGTCTTAATGACAAGTTCATCAACAGCGGACTACAGTCAATCCGAGGATTGACAAGCGGCGTAAATGACCTGGACGAGGAAGATATGGAGGAGAATGCAGTTAGAGCAAGTACAAAGTCAGCTGTTGAGGTGGAAGACGTTAAATTTCACCAATGTGTTAAGTTGGGGGAATTTGAGTCTAGTAAGGTGATTTCATTTATTCCTCCTGATGGGGAAGTGGATTTGATCACATATAGAGTCCATTCTGACGTGTTGAAGCCATTGTTCCTGATTGACTACAAGTTTAAGAACCACTCGAATACCAGGCTTGAAATAATGGTCAAGGTGAAGGCCAACTACAAGAGCAAAGTGAGCGCCAACAAGGTGGAGATCAAGATTCCTGTTCCCAACGACATTGACTCGCCAAAGTTCCATTACCAGAAGGGCAAGCTCAAGTACATTCCGGCGGAGAATTACATTCGATGGAAGTTCCACAAGATTGAAGGCGGGAAGGAGTATGTTATGGTTGCCGAATTGATGCTATTGAGCACCATCAACGGAGACGAGCTCACAACGTTCCGCAAGGTGCCCATCAACGTCAAGTTTGAAATGCAAGGCTTTGTGACCAGTGGGTTACAGGTTAGGTACTTGAAGATCCACGAGCCCAAGCTCAACTATCCCTCTTACCCATATGTGAGATACATCACACGAAGTGGTGATCATTACGACATCCGTAGTGGAAGATATGGAATGTGA
- a CDS encoding uncharacterized protein (PKUD0B09670; Pfam Domains: Metallophos(1.8e-29)|TPR_1(1.2e-13)|TPR_2(8.8e-09)) has product MDNKEETYLKEKSHGNAAFKEQNYVLAIEHYTTAIQVLEPNHEETSTLIDENVEDVTLHSHQHAHALAILYSNRAQAQLKLENYGLAIHDCTLSLDHDSHFVKSVYRRAVANFAIRELESALKDCKLALTMAPNDSKIRMLSKEVSLILKQRRFEMAIDVVEKSVFTSIKWEKGGELQVEVTDAAGGEVNVRGLDEGFIERMIEAFKKGLNIDKMDAFAIVNGANTIFKREKSLVEFGFSDSTVEGYKKFGKEVEVITICGDTHGQVYDVFNIFELFGKVSSKHVYLFNGDFVDRGSWGCEVALLLYSLKILYPDRLFINRGNHETDDMNSVYGFQDECKYKYGEKLFKCFSESFGSLPYCTLINNEWLVMHGGLFSEDNVGLAELRKIDRFKNTHGQPPRSGIEMELLWTDPQESEGRSLSKRGVGLQFGPDVTKAFCDRNHLKGVIRSHEVRDRGVEWEHGGKLCTVFSAPNYCDVQGNLGGVINMKMNWETMELAVECERFSAVEHPDVPPMKYTKNQYGF; this is encoded by the coding sequence ATGGACAACAAGGAGGAAacatatttgaaagaaaagagcCATGGGAACGCTGCCTTCAAGGAGCAGAATTATGTGTTGGCCATTGAACACTACACCACTGCTATCCAGGTCTTGGAGCCAAACCACGAGGAGACAAGCACTTTAATCGACGAGAATGTTGAGGATGTCACTCTCCACAGCCACCAGCATGCACATGCGCTAGCGATTTTGTATTCAAATCGTGCACAGGCGCAGCTCAAACTGGAGAACTATGGGTTGGCGATCCACGATTGTACACTATCGTTGGATCATGATTCGCATTTTGTCAAGAGTGTTTACCGGCGTGCTGTGGCCAACTTTGCCATTCGGGAGTTGGAGAGTGCGTTGAAGGACTGTAAGTTGGCGTTAACGATGGCGCCCAACGATTCCAAGATCCGGATGTTGAGCAAGGAggtttcattgattttgaagcaGAGGCGGTTTGAAATGGCcattgatgttgttgagaAGAGTGTATTTACCAGCATCAAGTGGGAGAAGGGCGGCGAGCTACAGGTTGAAGTTACTGATGCGGCTGGTGGGGAAGTCAATGTTAGGGGGCTCGATGAAGGGTTTATTGAGAGGATGATTGAGGCATTCAAGAAAGGATTGAACATTGACAAGATGGATGCGTTTGCGATTGTCAATGGGGCCAACACCATATTCAAGAGGGAGAAGTCTTtagttgaatttggattcaGCGATTCTACTGTTGAAGGGTATAAGAAATTTGGGAAAGAGGTTGAAGTCATTACTATATGTGGGGACACCCACGGACAAGTGTACGATGTGTTCAACATCTTTGAGCTGTTTGGCAAGGTGAGCAGCAAGCACGTGTACCTATTCAACGGGGACTTTGTTGATCGGGGGTCATGGGGGTGTGAGGTTGCGCTCTTGTTGTATTCGTTGAAGATCCTCTATCCGGACCGGTTGTTTATCAATAGGGGGAACCACGAGACTGATGACATGAACTCTGTTTATGGGTTCCAGGATGAATGCAAGTACAAGTATGGGGAGAAGctcttcaaatgtttcagCGAGTCATTTGGGAGTCTCCCCTATTGTACGTTGATCAACAACGAATGGTTAGTTATGCATGGTGGGTTGTTCAGCGAGGACAATGTTGGTTTAGCGGAGCTGCGAAAGATTGACCGTTTTAAGAACACCCATGGACAACCTCCAAGGAGTGGGATTGAGATGGAGCTGTTATGGACGGACCCCCAAGAGAGTGAGGGCCGTTCGTTGAGTAAAAGAGGTGTTGGACTACAATTTGGCCCTGATGTCACCAAGGCCTTCTGCGATCGTAATCATCTCAAGGGTGTCATACGGTCCCATGAGGTTCGTGACCGAGGTGTGGAATGGGAGCATGGGGGGAAGCTGTGTACCGTGTTCAGTGCTCCCAACTACTGTGACGTACAGGGGAACCTTGGCGGGGTGATCaatatgaagatgaacTGGGAGACGATGGAACTAGCGGTTGAATGTGAGCGTTTCTCTGCAGTTGAACATCCGGACGTACCGCCAATGAAGTATACCAAGAACCAATATGGGTTTTAG
- a CDS encoding uncharacterized protein (PKUD0B09660; similar to Saccharomyces cerevisiae YJL192C (SOP4); ancestral locus Anc_1.145) — protein sequence MNLLSVFVATLSVLAAFATALIVPLPVVLPRELDHVYALLQDPARTYLTVSTNSSQTSVVHMHSDRTFYIDVDADADADADTAVVEFILTLHSLDVDFPAPQFALSMGRATLQGGAYTYALRQHVPALHEALQDKLPAVAGGSLQLDVSLLGLDVAQWERAHVPPGGILNLHLENVPGMVWVFSHKWKMGLFFTLILIALLPMLLIRIDSDFAERVVQQQLEKKREMQERDKAQ from the coding sequence ATGAATCTCCTGTCTGTATTTGTGGCAACACTGTCGGTGCTCGCCGCCTTTGCAACAGCACTCATTGTTCCTCTCCCCGTGGTTCTCCCTAGGGAACTCGACCATGTCTATGCCCTCCTACAAGATCCAGCACGCACCTACTTGACCGTCTCTACAAATTCTTCACAAACTTCCGTTGTCCACATGCATTCAGACCGGACTTTCTACATCGACGTGGACGCCGACGCCGACGCCGACGCCGACACCGCCGTTGTCGAGTTCATATTGACCCTCCATTCGCTCGACGTCGACTTCCCCGCTCCGCAGTTCGCGCTCTCCATGGGGCGCGCCACCCTCCAGGGCGGAGCCTACACATACGCGCTGCGGCAGCACGTGCCGGCGCTGCACGAGGCGCTGCAGGACAAACTTCCTGCCGTGGCGGGGGGTTCGTTGCAGCTGGACGTTTCGCTGCTTGGCTTGGACGTGGCCCAGTGGGAGAGAGCCCATGTTCCCCCTGGAGGGATCTTGAACTTGCACTTGGAGAATGTTCCGGGAATGGTGTGGGTATTTTCCCataaatggaaaatggGTTTATTTTTTACCCTTATATTAATTGCCCTTTTACCTATGTTATTAATTCGAATTGATTCCGATTTTGCCGAAAGAGTTGTTCAACAGCAGCTGGAGAAGAAGCGAGAAATGCAGGAACGGGACAAGGCTCAGTAG
- a CDS encoding uncharacterized protein (PKUD0B09690; similar to Saccharomyces cerevisiae YLR149C; ancestral locus Anc_8.362): MTIDQKVYSTPYRKDCLQRERPSARRFTRNIIQGHPRYANWAVSAPHWQLKDMMAVSQRSGGTEFQLPYENKVFNFSMDQLQFHVNTKHVKYSSYTFTTNARCIKHLDGITVLGGIHTSSDSISMSKGSFSYYNDQTNITENIQVGEFINNSVSINGLSRSHYLSYLCNNDKNLYRYDITPSRIVQSSNPTYLHFALNHSILSSDNKTLITVGDSSRILISHPQENNPKSLSFKDFDIIETFGDCGFSTSFLSNGNQFVTCFQDGLALLYDLRNLSNPIHSIHSTRPKSQPGAFRVVKTSASNDLIAISEHQGRIHLLDSRNLNNHSVVLLPKYLYNVPPTIKLDDDGNNEDSQIFGRYPVATSADPSKDTSNQWFYEPIVKDIDDLKEMRQFGGELNMGYLESYRYLDPRFGSTFGTTRSMLHDRYRILLQGSFDREDTLRRRGNMEYDPQASCLLNHDPPAYKIKRSNIRKIQNWWLKANNDNNSNYENSSPYGTDTINYKEQWPWGKEIPREQEDSTDTQEVNILEVPERDPFFYVDSDIEINGLEFMDNGSGNASLCIGTREGIVLWDINERERNTNATYEYM; encoded by the coding sequence ATGACGATCGATCAAAAGGTATATTCGACGCCATACAGGAAAGACTGCCTGCAACGGGAGAGGCCCTCTGCGCGTCGGTTCACAAGAAACATCATCCAGGGGCATCCGAGATACGCCAACTGGGCAGTATCTGCTCCACATTGGCAATTGAAAGACATGATGGCCGTTTCACAAAGAAGCGGGGGCACGGAATTCCAGTTGCCCTATGAGAACAAGGTGTTCAATTTCAGTATGGACCAGTTACAGTTTCACGTGAATACAAAACATGTCAAGTATTCATCATACACATTTACCACCAATGCGAGATGCATCAAGCATTTGGACGGAATTACGGTACTTGGAGGAATCCACACGTCAAGCGATTCCATCTCGATGAGTAAAGGCTCCTTCTCGTACTATAACGACCAGACCAACATAACGGAGAACATCCAAGTGGGggaattcatcaacaactctGTATCAATCAATGGTTTATCTCGGAGTCATTACTTATCTTATCTATGCAATAATGATAAGAATTTATATCGCTATGATATAACTCCATCTCGAATTGTCCAATCGTCAAACCCAACCTATCTACACTTTGCCTTGAACCATTCCATATTATCTAGTGATAATAAGACGTTGATAACTGTGGGTGATTCATCAAGAATTCTCATTTCACATCCACAAGAGAATAACCCAAAAAGTTTAAGCTTTAAAGACTTTGACATCATCGAAACGTTTGGTGACTGTGGATTCTCCACATCCTTTCTCTCCAATGGCAACCAATTTGTCACTTGTTTCCAAGACGGGCTGGCCTTACTTTATGACTTGCGAAATTTGAGTAATCCAATCCATTCCATACATTCAACTAGACCAAAGTCGCAGCCCGGTGCGTTCAGGGTCGTCAAGACTTCGGCATCAAACGACCTCATTGCTATTTCAGAACACCAGGGAAGAATCCACTTGCTCGACTCTAGAAACCTCAATAACCACTCTGTTGTGCTGTTGCCAAAATATCTCTACAATGTTCCGCCAACTATTAAATTGGACGATGACGGCAATAATGAAGATTCCCAAATCTTTGGAAGGTATCCAGTTGCAACATCGGCAGACCCTTCAAAAGATACATCCAACCAATGGTTCTACGAGCCCATTGTGAAAGACATTGACgatttgaaggaaatgCGGCAATTTGGTGGCGAATTGAACATGGGCTACTTGGAGAGCTACAGGTATCTAGACCCGAGATTTGGTTCAACTTTTGGCACAACAAGGTCAATGCTTCATGATCGGTATAGGATTCTGTTGCAAGGTTCCTTTGATCGTGAAGATACTCTCCGTCGGAGGGGCAACATGGAATATGATCCTCAAGCCAGTTGCTTGCTCAACCACGATCCTCCTGCGTATAAAATAAAACGGTCAAATataagaaaaattcaaaactgGTGGCTGAAAGCTAACAACGATAACAACAGCAACTACGAAAATAGCAGTCCTTATGGTACAGATACAATTAATTACAAAGAACAGTGGCCGTGGGGTAAAGAGATCCCCAGAGAACAAGAAGACTCGACAGACACCCAAGAGGTCAATATCTTGGAAGTTCCTGAAAGAGACCCGTTCTTTTATGTTGACTCTGATATTGAGATCAACGGCCTCGAATTTATGGATAATGGTAGTGGTAACGCCTCTCTTTGTATCGGTACACGAGAAGGCATCGTGTTGTGGGACATCAACGAGAGAGAGCGCAATACAAATGCCACATATGAATATATGTAA